Proteins encoded within one genomic window of Arachis ipaensis cultivar K30076 chromosome B08, Araip1.1, whole genome shotgun sequence:
- the LOC107612419 gene encoding uncharacterized protein LOC107612419 — MVLNVSCSHRGCNMASEESFGVLVHHRGSIKRKTRSGVKFTDKDPLCIVVKPTTSYDDLVRSVLMKLGLEGAKRVKKFFYRIPITVLQDTVKYDCFTIGSDEDLQVMFLCRRQFSEVRTLELLAKLVDVVSSSGGSNRNATTEAAAAGSSSRPAVASSSVPVYEPAVQPVASPSFAVDLNDGVGDVVGSVDILPNALQGVPPVGVGDGVLGDVEEDDVEPDMIEDDSGDEGVSGHSVGFGARDAEGTAGLTEFQVGQQFQDKDEALLSVKTYSIRRGVQYKVVESDHRRYVGKCSEFGNGYTWLIRLSLRKRKGIWEVKRYNGPHTCLATSISSDHRSLDYHVISAFVMPMVRADASVRIKVLLNATAAHFGFRPTYRRVWMAKQKAIALIYGDWDESYNELPRWVLGDQLTMPGTVAILRTSPVRVSGQVDESQAFFHRLFWTFPPLIQAFRHCKPLVSIDGTHLYGKYGGTLLIAIAQDGNSNILPVAFALVEGENAESWSFFLSHLRQHVTPQPGLLVISDRHNGIKAALEAPDGGWLPLSAYRAFCIRHVAANFALTFKGKDARRLLNGSNEADSNSLYSPITSNSNQGGSNYLST, encoded by the exons ATGGTTctaaacgtgagttgctctcatagAGGGTGTaatatggctagtgaggagagttttggggttttggttcaccatagaggatccattaagagaaaaactcgctccggtgtgaagttcacagataaggatcctctctgtatcgTCGTGAAACcaacgacgagctatgatgaccttgttagatctgtgctgatgaaactcggtctggaaggtgcgaagcgagtgaagaagtttttctatcgcattccaatcactGTCTTGCAGGATACGGTGAAGTATGATTGCttcacgattggtagtgatgaggacctgcAAGTCATGTTTCTTTGTCGGAGGCAGTTTTCGGAGGTGAGGACACTAGAATTGTTGGCAaagctggttgatgtggtatccagctcagggggttcgaaccggaatgccACCACTGAAGCAGCGGCAGCCGGTTCGAGTTCCAggcctgccgttgcttcttcgTCCGTCCCTGTGTACGAGCCAGCGGTCCAACCAGTCGCCTCCCCGTCTTTTGCCGTTGATCTCAATGATGGAGTAGGCGACGTGGTAGGGTCCGTTGATATTCTGCCGAACGCTTTACAGGGAGTTCCACCAGTTGGCGTCGGAGACGGAGTGTTGGGTGATGTAGAGGAGGATgacgtcgagccggatatgattgagGATGACAGCGGCGACGAG GGTGTTTCAGGGCACTCTGttggattcggagctagagatgcTGAAGGGACTGCTGGtttgacagagttccaggttggtcagcaatttcaggataaagatgaagccctgttaagtgtgaagacttacagcatccggcgaggggtacagtacaaggttgtGGAGTCTGATCATCGCCgttatgtgggcaagtgttctgagtttgggaatgggtacacatggttgattcgactgagtctgcggaagcgcaagggcatttgggaggtcaaacggtacaatggacctcacACTTGTCTTGCGACCTCCATCTCGAGTGACCACAGGAGCTTGGATTATCATGTCATTTCGGCGTTcgttatgccaatggttagggctgatgcatccgtcagaatcaaggtgctcctaaatgccacggcAGCACACTTCGGGTTtaggccgacttacaggagggtctGGATGGCGAAGCAAAAGGCAATTGCCCTCATAtacggtgactgggatgagtcatacaacgagctccCCAGGTGGGTTTTGGGAGACCAGTTGACGATGCCCGGTACTGTTGCAATCCTACGGACGAGCCCCGTTCGAGTTAGTGGACAAGTAgacgagtctcaagcttttttccaCAGACTTTTCTGGACGTTTCCACCGCTCATCCAGGCATTTCGCCATTGCAAGCCCCTAGTTAGcattgacggcacccatctgtaTGGGAAGTACGGGGGTACTTTGCtcatcgcgattgcacaggacgggaactccaacattctacccgttgcattcgcactagtagaaggtgagaatgcagagtcttggtcattctttctctcccaccttaGACAGCACGTGACACCGCAGCCCGGTCTTctggttatatcggacaggcataacggcataAAGGCTGCGCTTGAGGCTCCGGACGGGGGTTGGTTACCTCTATCTgcataccgtgcattctgcattcgacacgtagcggctaattttgcccttaccttcaagggcaaagacgcaCGTAGGCTTCTA
- the LOC107614187 gene encoding uncharacterized protein LOC107614187 — MKLALSTVYSLHRFSNLFRPSVFTALWSPICSSELSSYSPTYVKPQFHVPLFLRPPIYSAKLCDLRKWRDWAESVASSIGSSFVQSDNGPDSSMLCRELKWLIEDVVEDHSQFPQTGLENGDDDDVRVKMRANLEELYGLWKQRITERRPFQYIVGCEHWRDLVLSVQEGVLIPRPETELIVDFVCDVMSNNEDLKRGMWADLGTGSGALAIGIGRVLENAGRVIATDLSPVAVSVAGYNVQRYCLKEKIEIEEGSWFEPLKDMEGRLAGLVSNPPYIPSKDISGLQAEVGRHEPRVALDGGIDGMDALFHLCDGAALFLKPGGFFAFETNGEQQCRTLVEYMENNRGGSLHNFEIRSDFAGIQRFVIGFHK, encoded by the exons ATGAAGCTAGCCTTAAGCACTGTGTATAGCCTCCATAGATTCTCAAATTTGTTTAGACCTTCTGTTTTCACCGCCTTGTGGAGTCCAATTTGTTCTTCAGAACTATCATCATATTCTCCCACTTATGTGAAACCCCAATTTCATGTTCCACTCTTTCTGAGGCCACCAATTTACTCAGCCAAGTTATGTGACCTCAGAAAATGGCGTGATTGGGCCGAAAGCGTCGCTTCTTCAATTGGTTCGTCTTTTGTTCAGTCAGATAATGGCCCAGACTCGAGCATGCTTTGCAGGGAGCTCAAGTGGCTCATTGAGGATGTTGTTGAAGACCATTCACAGTTTCCACAAACGGGTTTGGAGAACGGCGATGATGATGATGTGAGGGTGAAAATGAGGGCTAATTTAGAGGAACTTTATGGTCTATGGAAGCAGAGGATTACTGAGAGGAGACCCTTTCAGTACATAGTTGGATGTGAGCATTGGAGGGACCTTGTTTTGAGTGTCCAAGAAGGGGTCTTGATTCCGAGACCGGAGACCGAACTAATTGTTGATTTTGTGTGTGATGTGATGTCAAACAATGAGGACTTGAAAAGAGGGATGTGGGCTGATTTGGGTACAGGAAGTGGCGCCCTTGCCATTGGTATTGGTAGGGTTCTTGAAAATGCAGGGAGGGTTATTGCCACTGATTTAAGCCCTGTGGCAGTTTCTGTTGCTGGTTACAATGTGCAGAGGTATTGCTTAAAG GAAAAAATTGAAATAGAGGAAGGATCTTGGTTTGAACCATTGAAGGATATGGAAGGAAGGCTTGCGGGTCTTGTAAGCAACCCACCATATATACCGAGTAAAGACATCTCTGGCCTACAAGCTGAAGTTGGTAGGCATGAACCGAGAGTTGCATTGGATGGAGGTATTGATGGTATGGATGCTCTTTTCCATCTTTGTGATGGTGCTGCTTTGTTCTTGAAGCCTGGTGGATTTTTTGCCTTCGAG ACAAATGGTGAGCAGCAGTGTAGGACTCTTGTTGAATATATGGAAAACAATAGAGGTGGAAGCTTACACAATTTTGAAATACGTTCTGATTTTGCTGGCATTCAACGATTTGTAATTGGATTCCATAAATAG